The Pleuronectes platessa chromosome 10, fPlePla1.1, whole genome shotgun sequence genome contains a region encoding:
- the LOC128450036 gene encoding prostate stem cell antigen encodes MKMLLSFVLLSLLFPPALALECYVCSASSTNEQCNQNSQDCQSPLDTCMTSVDTEGQAKAIVKQCASEATCSGAAASSSVDANGNGNSVSCCNSFNLCNFSGAESVRVHTTLLLLTGVVLRLLSL; translated from the exons ATGAAGATGCTCCTCAGCTTtgtgctcctctccctcctcttccccccag CTTTGGCACTGGAGTGCTACGTGTGCAGTGCTTCTTCCACCAACGAACAATGCAACCAGAACTCTCAGGACTGTCAGTCACCGCTGGACACGTGCATGACGTCCGTCGACACTGAAG gTCAAGCCAAAGCCATAGTGAAGCAATGTGCCAGTGAGGCCACGTGCAGCGGAGCTGCCGCGTCCTCCTCAGTCGATGCAAACGGAAACGGAAACTCCGTCAGCTGCTGCAACAGCTTCAACTTGTGTAACTTTAGCGGCGCCGAGTCCGTCCGCGTGCACACGACCCTTCTGCTGCTCACTGGAGTTGTGTTACGACTGTTGTCACTGTGA
- the LOC128450035 gene encoding focal adhesion kinase 1 isoform X5, with protein sequence MEMRRQVTVSWDSGGSDEAPPKPSRPGYPSPRSSEGFYPSPQHPGHYQMAGYPGPHTLPSVPSALYPPQAAMLDTHHAHTHPRHNVHTHSHSQLLPQPHGQDMALWGSAMEDRAVDMQQCVGQQCLLMEEQLMIQQQQMEEDQRWLEQEEMLLKPDARTSRGSLDREDGGLQPPTGNQHIYQPVGKAEHAAPPKKPPRPGAQSQVGSLACLNTGDSYNDGVKLQPHEISPPPTANLDRSNDKVYENVTGLVKAVIEMSSKIQPAPPEEYVPMVKDVGLALRTLLATVDETLPQLPASTHREIEMAQKLLNSDLAELIGKMKLAQQYVMTSLQQDYKKQMLTAAHALAVDAKNLLDVIDQSRLKMMAQSRPH encoded by the exons CCGAGTAGACCAGGCTACCCCAGTCCTCGCTCAAGTGAAGGTTTTTACCCCAGTCCCCAGCATCCTGGACACTACCAG ATGGCGGGGTACCCTGGCCCTCACACGCTTCCCTCAGTGCCCAGCGCCCTGTACCCGCCACAGGCAGCCATGCTGGACACGcaccacgcgcacacacaccctcgccacaacgttcacacacactcgcactcgCAACTCCTTCCCCAGCCCCATGGACAGGACATGGCACTGTGGGGCTCTGCAATGGAG gACAGGGCAGTAGACATGCAGCAGTGTGTAGGCCAGCAGTGCCTGTTAATGGAGGAACAGCTGATGATACAACAACAGCAGATGGAGGAGGATCAGAGGTGGCTGGAACAGGAGGAAATGCTgctg aaacCGGACGCCAGGACTTCTCGAGGGAGTCTGGACAGAGAGGACGGTGGACTCCAACCTCCA aCGGGAAACCAGCACATATACCAGCCCGTTGGCAAAGCAG AGCATGCAGCTCCTCCAAAGAAACCCCCACGACCTGGAGCCCAAAGCCAAGTGGGCAGTCTGGCCTGTCTAAATACTGGAGACAGTTACAATGATGGAGTAAAG CTGCAGCCCCACGAGATAAGCCCGCCCCCCACCGCCAACCTGGACCGCTCCAACGACAAGGTGTACGAGAACGTGACGGGCCTGGTCAAAGCCGTGATCGAGATGTCAAGCAAGATTCAGCCGGCTCCTCCAGAGGAATACGTTCCTATGGTCAAG GATGTGGGCCTGGCATTAAGGACGTTATTGGCCACAGTGGATGAGACATTACCACAACTTCCAGCCAGTACACACAGAGAG aTCGAGATGGCTCAGAAACTGTTGAACTCTGACTTGGCTGAGCTGATCGGGAAGATGAAGTTAGCCCAACAGTATGTGATGACCAG TCTCCAGCAGGACTATAAGAAACAGATGTTGACGGCGGCTCACGCCCTCGCAGTCGACGCCAAGAACCTGCTGGATGTTATTGACCAATCCCGGCTCAAGATGATGGCCCAGTCCCGCCCACACTAG